In Myxocyprinus asiaticus isolate MX2 ecotype Aquarium Trade chromosome 16, UBuf_Myxa_2, whole genome shotgun sequence, a single window of DNA contains:
- the LOC127454303 gene encoding leukocyte elastase inhibitor-like isoform X2 — MESLSAANTQFSLNLFKKISGGNASGNVFYSPLSISSALAMVALGAAGNTQAQILKVLGLLNPVKPDTTTPAPGPSMQQQAQKPQLPADVKMQGCVPMKPPIQPQQSPVHKTEDNAHSAFNKLMSELNKPGVPYMLSLVNRLYGEQSYQFVEKFLSDTKKYYQAGLEKVDFKKNAAAARVNVNNWVEKNTQGKIKNLLPEGSIDGMTKMVLVNAIYFKGNWMLKFKKESTKQLQFKLNKALTKPAQMMHQTAQFPLAFIPEVNCQVLELPYVGKSLSMLIILPNQIEDNTTGLQKLEKVITYEKLMDWTKPERMSEQKVEITLPKFKMEETYDMKSLLISMGMVDAFDLQKVNFSGMSPNNDLVLSKVIHKAFVEVNEEGTEASAATAAIMETRSLPSTFIADHPFLFFIRHNPTKSILFYGRFCSP, encoded by the exons ATGGAGTCTTTGTCTGCTGCAAACACACAATTCTCCCTCAACCTGTTTAAGAAGATCAGTGGAGGAAATGCATCAGGAAATGTCTTCTACTCTCCTCTCAGCATCTCCTCCGCTCTGGCCATGGTGGCACTTGGAGCAGCAGGAAACACACAAGCTCAAATCTTAAAG GTCCTGGGCCTTCTCAATCCTGTCAAACCTGACACCACGACTCCAGCTCCTGGACCATCAATGCAACAACAGGCCCAGAAACCTCAGTTACCTGCCGACGTCAAGATGCAGGGTTGTGTCCCAATG AAACCTCCTATTCAACCTCAGCAGTCACCTGTACACAAAACTGAGGATAATGCTCATTCTGCCTTTAACAAACTCATGAGTGAGCTGAACAAACCGGGAGTCCCGTACATGTTGAGCCTTGTTAATCGCCTCTATGGAGAGCAGTCCTACCAGTTTGTTGAA AAATTCCTTAGTGACACAAAAAAATACTACCAGGCTGGACTGGAGAAGGTGGACTTTAAAAAGAATGCAGCGGCTGCACGTGTCAACGTCAACAACTGGGTGGAGAAAAACACACAAG GGAAGATCAAGAACTTGTTGCCAGAGGGGTCCATCGATGGAATGACCAAAATGGTCTTGGTGAATGCCATCTACTTCAAAGGCAACTGGATGCTAAAATTCAAAAAGGAATCCACTAAGCAGCTGCAGTTTAAACTGAACAAG GCTCTGACAAAGCCAGCCCAGATGATGCATCAGACGGCCCAGTTTCCTCTGGCCTTCATCCCAGAGGTCAACTGTCAGGTCCTGGAGCTGCCGTATGTTGGGAAGAGTCTAAGTATGCTGATCATCCTTCCAAATCAGATAGAAGATAACACCACTGGCCTTCAAAAG TTGGAGAAAGTAATAACCTACGAGAAGCTCATGGACTGGACCAAACCTGAACGGATGAGTGAACAGAAGGTTGAAATCACTCTTCCCAAATTCAAGATGGAGGAGACCTATGACATGAAGAGTCTTCTGATCAGCATGGGGATGGTGGATGCATTTGACTTGCAGAAGGTGAACTTTTCAGGCATGTCTCCCAACAATGATCTGGTGCTCTCAAAGGTGATTCATAAAGCCTTTGTTGAAGTGAACGAGGAAGGCACAGAAGCATCTGCAGCCACTGCTGCCATCATGGAGACACGCAGTTTACCGTCAACCTTTATTGCAGATCACCCCTTCCTGTTCTTCATCCGACACAATCCCACCAAGAGCATTCTCTTCTACGGACGCTTCTGCTCTCCTTGA